A genome region from Penaeus vannamei isolate JL-2024 chromosome 20, ASM4276789v1, whole genome shotgun sequence includes the following:
- the LOC138865194 gene encoding uncharacterized protein, with translation MIVNNFILRLRDLAPSVKAPSVKAPSVKAPSVKAPSIKAPSLKAPSVKAPSVKAPSVKAPSVKAPSVKAPSLKAPSVKAPSLKAPSVKAPSVKAPSAPSVKAPSVKAPSVKAPSVKAPAVKAPAVKAPSVKAPSVKAPSVKAPSAPSLKAPSVKAPSVKAPSVKAPSGKAPSVKAPSVKAPSVKAPSVKAPSTRGGLLASNLRFGFRAGFSNVVKTIIIKMATLTTSDDLDHDPDLAEDN, from the exons ATGATTGTGAACAATTTTATTTTAAGACTACGTGacctt gccccttcggtcaaggccccttcggttaaggccccttcggttaaggcgccttcggtcaaggcgccttcgatCAAGGCCCCTTCacttaaggcgccttcggttaaggcgccttcggtcaaggccccttcggttaaggcgccttcggttaaggcaccttcggtcaaggccccttcactTAAGGcaccttcggtcaaggccccttcacttaaggccccttcggttaaggcgccttcggttaaggcgccttcg gccccttcggttaaggccccttcggttaaggcgccttcggttaaggccccttcggttaaagCCCCTGCGGTTAAGGCCCCtgcggttaaggccccttcggttaaggccccttcggtcaaggccccttcggtcaaggccccttcg gccccttcacttaaggccccttcggttaaggccccttcggtcaaggccccttcggttaaggcacCTTCGggtaaggccccttcggtcaaggcgccttcggtcaaggccccttcggtcaaggcgccttcggtcaaggccccttcg ACACGAGGCGGGCTTCTAGCGTCGAATCTCAGGTTCGGTTTCAGGGCTGGATTCTCAAACGTcgttaaaactattattataaaGATGGCTACATTAACCACAA GTGATGATcttgatcatgatccggatcttgCGGAGGATAACTAA